Proteins encoded within one genomic window of Saccharopolyspora pogona:
- a CDS encoding transglycosylase SLT domain-containing protein → MSELTAEQIAQHAYDAGFRGKALTTSVAVALAESSGNPRSHNPTPPDDSYGLWQVNMLGDMGPERRKQFGLDSNKDLFDPDENAKAAYAISNHGKSFDPWSTYTNGAYRKHLDEAEAAAKAVTSNGGKTKAPEGSPGGGGGTPGGDGFKVAPDHLLAYTKEADDIAEQLANTGKKTVHSVTGIAKDSFGKVGQETGFSAALGDFSKSLEKQVDTTGANARKLGAATTEAAKAYRDIDEESARELKKLLT, encoded by the coding sequence GTGAGCGAACTAACAGCGGAGCAGATCGCCCAGCATGCTTACGATGCCGGTTTCCGCGGCAAGGCCCTGACCACGTCGGTGGCGGTTGCTCTCGCGGAGTCCAGCGGGAACCCCCGCTCCCACAACCCCACCCCGCCGGACGACTCCTACGGTCTGTGGCAGGTCAACATGCTCGGGGACATGGGCCCGGAGCGGCGCAAGCAGTTCGGGCTCGACTCGAACAAAGACCTGTTCGATCCGGACGAGAACGCCAAAGCCGCCTACGCGATCTCCAACCACGGCAAGTCGTTCGACCCCTGGTCGACCTACACCAACGGGGCCTACAGGAAGCACCTCGACGAAGCCGAGGCGGCGGCCAAGGCGGTCACCAGCAACGGTGGCAAGACCAAGGCGCCGGAGGGCTCCCCTGGCGGTGGTGGGGGCACGCCCGGTGGCGACGGATTCAAGGTGGCCCCGGACCATCTCCTCGCCTACACCAAGGAAGCCGACGACATCGCCGAGCAGCTGGCGAACACCGGCAAGAAGACCGTGCACTCCGTGACCGGCATCGCCAAGGACAGCTTCGGCAAGGTCGGTCAGGAAACCGGCTTCTCCGCCGCCCTGGGCGATTTCAGCAAGAGCCTGGAAAAGCAGGTCGACACGACCGGGGCGAACGCGCGCAAGCTGGGCGCGGCGACGACCGAAGCCGCGAAGGCTTACCGGGACATCGACGAGGAATCCGCCAGAGAGCTCAAGAAACTCCTGACTTGA
- a CDS encoding AMP-binding enzyme produces MAGYRIGPFDVESVLVRHGAVAEAAVIGVPDALRGEVLEAYVVLRAGATGDDALVADLQQLVKRKFAAHAYPRAVHFVEQLPKTPSGKIQRFLLRRQRRADR; encoded by the coding sequence ATGGCCGGGTACCGCATCGGCCCGTTCGACGTCGAGAGCGTCCTGGTGCGCCACGGCGCGGTGGCGGAGGCGGCCGTCATCGGCGTGCCCGACGCGCTCCGCGGCGAGGTCCTGGAGGCCTACGTCGTGCTCCGCGCCGGGGCCACCGGCGACGACGCGTTGGTCGCGGACCTCCAGCAACTGGTGAAGCGCAAGTTCGCCGCGCACGCCTACCCGCGCGCGGTGCACTTCGTCGAACAGCTCCCGAAAACGCCGAGCGGCAAGATCCAGCGCTTCCTGCTGCGCCGGCAGCGCCGGGCCGACCGCTGA
- a CDS encoding selenium-binding protein SBP56-related protein, protein MSSPAEHELDPTFYRSPGEAIAAPAERLAYVVAFDRAGEQPDALTVVDTDPESATYGQVVGWADLPTRGDELHHFGWNACSSAFAHAGHHTDGLQRRYLLLPGLRSSNIHIYDTHPDPRQPRLVRTVAAGELAAKAGYSRPHTLHCGPDGIYLSCLGGADGADGPGGIAVLDHDTFDVVRAWETERGPQHLAYDAWWHLNQNTLITSEWGTPSMIEDGVVPELLLNNEYGHALHFWDLAEGRHLQRVDLGAQHQMVLELRPSHDPGATWGFAGVVISTEDLSASVWRWHREGGDWQAEKVISIPAEPAPADELPPALKPFGAVPPLVTDINLSVDDRFLYVSCWGTGELKQYDVSDPAHPRETGSVRLGGITGRVPHPAAPDEPLTGGVQMVEVSRDGRRIYLTNSLYGSWDDQFYPDGVGAWFAKIDTDPDAGGGLSVDERFFPRGDEFRGRRVHQVRLQGGDASSDSYCQA, encoded by the coding sequence ATGAGTTCTCCAGCCGAACACGAGCTCGATCCAACCTTCTACCGCAGCCCGGGCGAAGCCATCGCCGCGCCCGCCGAACGACTGGCCTACGTCGTCGCGTTCGACCGGGCCGGTGAGCAGCCGGACGCACTCACCGTCGTGGACACCGACCCGGAATCGGCGACCTACGGCCAGGTGGTCGGCTGGGCCGACCTGCCGACCCGGGGCGACGAACTGCACCACTTCGGTTGGAACGCGTGCAGCAGCGCGTTCGCCCACGCCGGCCACCACACCGACGGCCTGCAGCGCCGCTACCTGCTGCTACCCGGACTGCGATCGTCGAACATCCACATCTACGACACCCACCCAGATCCGAGGCAGCCGAGGCTGGTGCGGACCGTGGCGGCCGGCGAACTCGCTGCCAAGGCCGGCTACTCCCGGCCGCACACGCTGCACTGCGGCCCGGACGGGATCTACCTGTCCTGCCTCGGCGGCGCCGACGGGGCCGACGGGCCCGGGGGGATCGCGGTGCTCGACCACGACACGTTCGACGTCGTGCGCGCGTGGGAAACCGAACGGGGACCGCAGCACCTGGCCTACGACGCCTGGTGGCACCTCAACCAGAACACCCTGATCACCAGCGAGTGGGGCACGCCCTCGATGATCGAGGACGGGGTCGTCCCGGAACTGCTGCTGAACAACGAGTACGGCCACGCCCTGCACTTCTGGGACCTGGCCGAGGGGCGCCACCTCCAGCGCGTCGACCTCGGCGCGCAGCACCAGATGGTGCTGGAGCTGCGCCCGTCGCACGATCCTGGCGCCACCTGGGGATTCGCCGGCGTGGTCATCAGCACCGAGGACCTGTCCGCGTCGGTCTGGCGCTGGCACCGCGAAGGCGGCGACTGGCAGGCGGAGAAGGTGATCAGCATCCCCGCCGAGCCCGCCCCCGCCGACGAGCTCCCGCCCGCGCTCAAGCCCTTCGGCGCGGTGCCACCGCTGGTCACCGACATCAACCTATCCGTCGACGACCGGTTCCTCTACGTCTCTTGCTGGGGCACCGGCGAGCTGAAGCAGTACGACGTCAGCGATCCGGCGCACCCCCGCGAGACCGGGTCGGTCCGCCTCGGCGGGATCACCGGGCGCGTCCCGCACCCGGCCGCGCCGGACGAGCCGCTGACGGGCGGGGTGCAGATGGTGGAGGTCAGCCGCGACGGTCGGCGCATCTACCTGACGAACTCGCTGTACGGATCGTGGGACGACCAGTTCTACCCCGACGGCGTCGGCGCGTGGTTCGCCAAGATCGACACCGATCCGGACGCCGGCGGTGGCCTGTCGGTGGACGAGCGCTTCTTCCCGCGCGGCGACGAATTCCGCGGGCGGCGGGTCCACCAGGTGCGCCTCCAGGGCGGCGACGCCTCCTCGGACTCGTACTGCCAAGCCTGA
- a CDS encoding ferritin, which produces MTSRVKKIDPRTSRTQNLLEEQVGNEFGTAQQYLAIAVWFDQRDLPRLATHFYRRSSKKRDDALRIVQYMMDSNIEVEVPAVPTVRNDFTEPRELVALAVAQERSVTAEVAALTRTVREDGDYLGEQFMRWFLAEQVDAVSQLSTLLDVLDRADGNLFEVEDFLKREDIGSSANDALAPQVAGGSR; this is translated from the coding sequence ATGACCAGTCGCGTGAAGAAGATCGACCCCCGTACGTCGCGCACCCAGAACCTCCTGGAAGAACAGGTGGGCAACGAGTTCGGCACCGCGCAGCAGTACCTGGCGATCGCGGTCTGGTTCGACCAGCGGGATCTGCCCCGCCTGGCCACGCACTTCTACCGGCGCTCGTCGAAGAAGCGCGACGACGCGCTGCGGATCGTGCAGTACATGATGGACAGCAACATCGAGGTGGAGGTACCGGCCGTTCCGACGGTGCGCAACGACTTCACCGAGCCGCGGGAGCTCGTCGCGCTCGCCGTCGCGCAGGAGCGGTCGGTGACCGCCGAGGTCGCCGCGTTGACCCGGACGGTTCGTGAGGACGGCGACTACCTGGGCGAGCAGTTCATGCGCTGGTTCCTGGCCGAACAGGTCGATGCGGTCTCGCAGCTGTCGACGCTGCTCGACGTCCTGGACCGGGCCGACGGAAACCTGTTCGAGGTGGAGGACTTCCTCAAGCGCGAGGACATCGGAAGCAGCGCGAACGACGCGCTGGCTCCGCAGGTCGCGGGCGGTTCGAGGTAA
- a CDS encoding helix-turn-helix transcriptional regulator translates to MYLRPADGDAFRQALRVVRQRADVPVVFGGQVADGSVRLSEFAGVRTAALKGLRVRAEAGLGGQVLASRRPGAVQDYRSAVTISHDYDAPVLAEGISSVVAAPVTVRGSVRGVLYGAARGAFPLGDRVLDTVVDATRHLAGELAIRDEVDRRLQLLDVVEADRAVPRDSMAIEEVRELHAEFRAIAQGLDDAALRDRLHRACERLAHLTAARDAVNAPSLAPRELDVLSQIALGCSNAEAARRLSLRPETVKAYLRSAMRKLDVHTRHEAVVVARRWGLLP, encoded by the coding sequence GTGTACTTGCGCCCGGCTGATGGGGACGCCTTCCGGCAAGCCCTGCGGGTGGTGCGGCAGCGGGCCGACGTGCCGGTCGTCTTCGGCGGGCAGGTCGCGGACGGTTCCGTGCGGCTCTCGGAGTTCGCCGGCGTGCGCACTGCCGCCCTGAAGGGACTTCGCGTGCGCGCCGAAGCCGGGCTCGGCGGCCAGGTCCTGGCATCCCGGCGTCCCGGCGCGGTGCAGGACTACCGGTCTGCCGTGACGATCAGCCACGACTACGACGCGCCGGTGCTCGCGGAAGGAATCAGCTCGGTGGTCGCCGCGCCGGTGACGGTTCGCGGTTCCGTTCGCGGAGTTCTCTACGGTGCCGCGCGCGGTGCGTTCCCGCTCGGTGACCGGGTGCTCGACACCGTGGTCGACGCGACCCGGCACCTGGCCGGTGAGCTCGCCATCCGCGACGAGGTCGACCGGCGGCTGCAACTGCTGGACGTGGTGGAGGCCGACCGCGCGGTGCCTCGCGACAGCATGGCGATCGAAGAGGTCCGCGAGCTGCACGCCGAGTTCCGCGCCATCGCCCAGGGGCTCGACGACGCGGCCCTCCGCGACCGCCTGCACCGGGCGTGCGAGCGGCTGGCCCACCTCACAGCCGCCCGCGACGCTGTCAATGCGCCCTCGCTGGCGCCGCGCGAGCTGGACGTGCTCTCCCAGATCGCGCTGGGATGCAGCAACGCGGAGGCGGCGAGGAGGCTTTCGCTGCGGCCGGAAACAGTCAAGGCCTACCTGCGCAGCGCCATGCGCAAGCTGGACGTCCACACGCGGCACGAGGCGGTCGTCGTCGCCCGGCGCTGGGGCCTGCTGCCTTGA
- a CDS encoding YbaB/EbfC family nucleoid-associated protein, with protein sequence MIIGRAQRNGVSVEVVPGGALQSLELAPEALELGAARLAATIEALVRAAAAKANRAAGEAIREESGELHPDVLAALGLPQDDADADTDDTAAAEAWRR encoded by the coding sequence ATGATCATCGGACGTGCGCAGCGTAATGGGGTTTCGGTCGAGGTCGTCCCCGGTGGCGCGCTGCAGTCCCTGGAACTGGCCCCCGAGGCGCTGGAGCTCGGGGCCGCGCGGCTCGCGGCCACGATCGAGGCGCTGGTCCGGGCTGCGGCGGCAAAGGCGAACCGGGCGGCCGGGGAAGCCATCCGCGAGGAGTCCGGCGAGCTGCACCCGGACGTCCTGGCCGCGTTGGGGCTCCCCCAGGACGACGCGGACGCCGATACCGACGACACAGCCGCAGCAGAAGCCTGGAGGCGCTGA
- a CDS encoding CHAP domain-containing protein, producing the protein MDVDGIASRFASELFTHQGKLEGKAGEVQRAQAALESAANAIQQQRETHQKAAGKLLSNWESKATNGFQKEATKFDQDLTATAEASAKGAKIVAEVTKALDGRHSAVGSLVEDFITKAGQVIQAGMAVAGVAAPAGLMRAVAEVADLAGGYIKQSGGELKDARDEMAEAARKLRALLAEVDSDGVADPEKQPRKPGEDGAKGGDESPGKGKGSGRADEILDNARKHIGYHEGPNNQNKWGPTGQPWCSYFATSMWREAGVDLPKYGYTGDVYKWGEQQGTAYGQSDLLKNAQPGDALLFGTGPGHGQSEHIGLIEKVEGNKITTIEGNSSDQVARRTYTLPKDADRFYGGVHPK; encoded by the coding sequence GTGGATGTTGATGGCATCGCATCTAGATTCGCCAGCGAATTGTTCACTCACCAGGGAAAGCTCGAAGGCAAGGCCGGCGAGGTGCAGCGCGCGCAGGCCGCCCTGGAGTCGGCGGCCAACGCCATCCAGCAACAGCGCGAGACGCATCAGAAGGCCGCCGGCAAGCTGCTGAGCAACTGGGAGAGCAAGGCCACGAATGGTTTCCAGAAGGAGGCGACGAAGTTCGACCAGGACCTCACCGCGACCGCAGAGGCCAGCGCCAAGGGCGCCAAGATCGTCGCCGAGGTCACCAAGGCACTGGACGGCCGGCACAGCGCGGTCGGGTCGCTCGTCGAGGACTTCATCACCAAGGCAGGACAGGTCATCCAGGCCGGGATGGCCGTCGCCGGTGTCGCGGCACCGGCGGGACTGATGCGGGCGGTGGCCGAGGTCGCCGACCTCGCGGGCGGATACATCAAGCAGTCCGGCGGCGAGCTCAAGGACGCTCGCGACGAGATGGCGGAGGCTGCGCGGAAACTGCGCGCGCTGCTGGCGGAAGTGGACTCCGACGGCGTCGCCGATCCCGAGAAGCAGCCGCGCAAGCCGGGCGAAGACGGCGCTAAGGGCGGCGACGAAAGCCCCGGCAAGGGCAAGGGGTCCGGCAGAGCCGACGAGATCCTGGACAACGCCCGCAAGCACATCGGCTACCACGAGGGCCCGAACAACCAGAACAAGTGGGGCCCGACCGGGCAGCCCTGGTGCTCCTACTTCGCCACCTCGATGTGGCGGGAGGCCGGCGTGGACCTCCCGAAGTACGGCTACACCGGGGACGTCTACAAATGGGGCGAACAGCAGGGCACCGCCTACGGCCAGAGCGACCTGCTCAAGAACGCCCAGCCCGGTGACGCGCTGCTGTTCGGCACCGGCCCCGGTCATGGCCAGAGCGAGCACATCGGGCTCATCGAGAAGGTCGAGGGCAACAAGATCACCACGATCGAGGGCAACTCCAGCGATCAGGTAGCCCGGCGCACCTACACGCTGCCCAAGGACGCCGACCGGTTCTACGGAGGGGTGCATCCGAAGTGA
- a CDS encoding class II glutamine amidotransferase: MRRVAMCRLFGLSAAPRRVHATFWLLEAPDSLARQSRREPDGTGLGMFTTEGEPEVDKRPLAAYEDRAFAEEAKHCKSTTFIAHIRYASTGAVEPRNTHPFEQQGRLFAHNGVIGGLPVLEDELGDYRKLVAGDTDSERFFALITKHIDANGGAVGAGIAAAARWVADSLPVYALNLVLTTQTEMWALRYPDTHGLYVLERAAGGPHSDRYLDQASAAGRIRVRSGQLAETPAAVVASERMDEDAGWRELRPGELLHVDDALAVTRQLVVDHPPHHQLALLDAHAAASQA, encoded by the coding sequence GTGCGGAGGGTTGCGATGTGCCGGTTGTTCGGGTTGTCCGCCGCTCCGAGGCGGGTGCACGCCACGTTCTGGTTGTTGGAAGCGCCCGACAGCCTCGCGCGGCAGAGCCGTCGCGAGCCGGACGGGACGGGGCTCGGCATGTTCACCACCGAAGGCGAACCTGAGGTCGACAAGCGCCCGTTGGCCGCATACGAGGACCGGGCGTTCGCCGAAGAGGCCAAGCACTGCAAGTCGACCACGTTCATCGCGCACATCCGCTACGCCTCCACCGGTGCCGTGGAGCCTCGCAACACCCACCCCTTCGAGCAGCAGGGCCGGTTGTTCGCGCACAACGGAGTGATCGGCGGTCTCCCGGTGCTGGAGGACGAACTCGGCGACTACCGGAAGCTCGTCGCGGGGGACACCGATTCCGAGCGCTTCTTCGCGCTGATCACCAAGCACATCGACGCGAACGGCGGTGCTGTTGGTGCCGGGATCGCCGCCGCCGCGCGATGGGTCGCCGACTCGCTCCCGGTTTATGCGCTGAACCTGGTCCTCACCACGCAGACCGAGATGTGGGCGTTGCGCTATCCGGACACGCACGGGTTGTACGTGCTGGAGCGCGCCGCTGGCGGTCCGCACAGCGACCGGTACCTGGACCAAGCCAGCGCCGCCGGGCGCATCCGCGTCCGCAGCGGTCAGCTGGCCGAGACCCCGGCGGCGGTGGTGGCCAGCGAGCGGATGGACGAGGACGCGGGGTGGCGGGAACTGCGGCCCGGAGAACTGCTGCACGTCGACGACGCCCTAGCGGTCACGCGGCAGCTCGTCGTGGACCACCCGCCGCACCACCAGCTGGCCCTTCTGGATGCGCACGCCGCAGCCTCACAGGCGTGA
- a CDS encoding DUF1540 domain-containing protein, with the protein MEMPLVNKCTADDCAFNQGQNCHALAITIGDPLRAQCDTFCTAPVEGGVPDVVGHVGACKMSDCRYNDHLECQAPGISVGYEQDIVDCLTYQPA; encoded by the coding sequence ATGGAAATGCCTCTGGTGAACAAGTGCACCGCCGATGACTGCGCGTTCAACCAGGGCCAGAACTGCCATGCCCTAGCCATCACCATCGGCGATCCGCTCCGCGCGCAGTGCGACACGTTCTGCACCGCTCCGGTCGAAGGCGGCGTGCCCGACGTGGTCGGCCACGTGGGCGCCTGCAAGATGTCCGACTGCCGGTACAACGACCACCTCGAATGCCAGGCACCCGGCATCTCCGTCGGCTACGAGCAGGACATCGTGGACTGCCTGACCTACCAGCCCGCTTGA
- a CDS encoding DsbA family oxidoreductase encodes MTTAFAATWDYRCPFARNAHEHLLTGQAAGADWQVRYLPFSLGQAHVEEGQPSVWEKPEQDSGIVALQAGVVVRDKFPDRFPAVHRALFEARHDAGLHLEDRSVVERVLADHGVPADTVFARIDDGAALEKVRSEHEEFVASHNVWGVPTFIADDQAVFVRLMNRAPQGADPAASIKAVERVVDLLTGWTDLNEFKHTSIPR; translated from the coding sequence ATGACCACTGCATTCGCCGCCACCTGGGACTACCGCTGCCCGTTCGCCCGCAACGCGCACGAGCACCTGCTCACCGGACAGGCAGCCGGAGCCGACTGGCAGGTCCGGTACCTGCCGTTCTCCCTGGGCCAGGCGCACGTCGAAGAAGGCCAGCCCAGCGTCTGGGAGAAGCCGGAGCAGGACAGCGGAATCGTCGCCCTGCAAGCCGGGGTGGTGGTCCGGGACAAGTTCCCGGACCGGTTCCCCGCGGTGCACCGGGCCCTGTTCGAAGCGAGGCACGACGCCGGACTGCACCTGGAGGACCGCTCGGTCGTCGAACGCGTTCTCGCCGACCACGGGGTTCCCGCCGACACGGTGTTCGCCCGCATCGACGACGGCGCCGCGCTGGAGAAGGTGCGCTCCGAGCACGAGGAGTTCGTGGCCTCGCACAACGTTTGGGGCGTGCCGACCTTCATCGCCGATGACCAGGCCGTGTTCGTCCGGCTGATGAACCGCGCGCCACAGGGCGCGGACCCGGCGGCGTCGATCAAGGCGGTCGAGCGCGTGGTGGACCTGCTGACCGGGTGGACCGACCTCAACGAGTTCAAGCACACCTCCATCCCGCGCTGA
- a CDS encoding STAS domain-containing protein codes for MSFAEFGRTEVPAPRTERSAEDLALEAEKLSLRTTRPAPGAVVIEAAGILDMNSAPQFAEAVRAHLTAATRTAVLDLSGLSFLSTDGVVVLMEAGHRALMRQANLVLVSQNRIVDRLLGILDVTDRFTYASTADAAINAADATPALREPVSRL; via the coding sequence ATGTCCTTCGCCGAGTTCGGCCGGACCGAAGTTCCCGCGCCGCGCACCGAACGCAGCGCAGAAGACCTCGCGCTCGAAGCCGAGAAGCTGAGCCTGCGCACCACGCGCCCGGCCCCCGGTGCCGTCGTCATCGAAGCGGCCGGAATCCTGGACATGAACAGCGCGCCGCAATTCGCCGAGGCGGTCCGCGCGCACCTGACGGCCGCCACCCGAACCGCCGTCCTGGACCTCTCCGGCCTGTCCTTCCTGTCCACCGACGGGGTCGTGGTGCTGATGGAAGCCGGGCACCGCGCCCTGATGCGCCAGGCGAACCTGGTGCTGGTCTCCCAGAACCGGATCGTCGACCGCTTGCTGGGGATACTCGACGTCACCGACCGGTTCACGTACGCATCCACTGCGGACGCCGCGATCAACGCCGCCGACGCGACACCCGCCCTGCGCGAGCCGGTGTCACGCCTGTGA
- a CDS encoding AMP-binding protein has translation MSIESSAAARTTPQPERVAELLARFDSPAACAAELLCDQHPADAVACTVIEADLSSRDLTYGRLRRDSAQFAAALADLGVEPGDAVAVLMGKSADLVVALLGIWRRGAVHVPLFTAFAPPAIALRLKASDAKIVVVDADQRAKLEPGEDMPADAPWRVIVAGDAPGELSFAGLLDRYSGDEPTAQPARLGGEGVLVQLFTSGTTGTPKAVPVPIKAVASFQAYLEFGLDVRDDDVFWNAADPGWAYGLYYVILGPLAAGRRSILLHAGFSAELTWQVMREFGVTNFAAAPTVYRSLRTGAAAVPDGIRLRRASSAGEPLTPEVVSWSEDQLGVTVRDHYGQTEHGMVIVNGWADGVRQPVKPGSMGAVLPGWSAEVLHDDRDEPAPRAPPGASRSASRTARSCGSPPTPPHRRRPPNASPPTDAGTSPATPGRGTPTGRSSSRPATTT, from the coding sequence GTGAGCATCGAGTCGAGCGCCGCAGCCAGGACAACACCGCAGCCGGAACGAGTCGCCGAGCTGCTCGCCCGGTTCGATTCGCCGGCAGCGTGCGCAGCTGAACTGCTGTGCGATCAGCACCCCGCCGACGCCGTGGCCTGCACCGTCATCGAGGCGGACCTGTCCAGCCGCGACCTCACCTACGGCCGGCTGCGCCGGGACTCGGCGCAGTTCGCCGCCGCGCTCGCCGACTTGGGCGTCGAGCCGGGTGACGCGGTCGCGGTGCTGATGGGCAAGTCGGCCGACCTCGTCGTGGCATTGCTGGGGATTTGGCGCCGCGGCGCCGTGCACGTGCCGCTGTTCACCGCATTCGCGCCGCCCGCCATCGCCCTGCGGCTGAAAGCCAGCGACGCGAAGATCGTCGTGGTCGACGCGGATCAGCGCGCCAAGCTGGAGCCAGGCGAGGACATGCCCGCCGACGCGCCGTGGCGGGTCATCGTCGCCGGAGACGCCCCCGGCGAGCTGTCCTTCGCCGGGCTGCTCGACCGCTACAGCGGCGACGAGCCGACCGCGCAGCCGGCCCGCCTGGGCGGAGAGGGCGTCCTGGTACAGCTGTTCACCTCGGGCACCACGGGAACCCCGAAGGCGGTTCCGGTGCCGATCAAGGCCGTGGCCTCGTTCCAGGCCTACCTGGAGTTCGGGCTCGACGTCCGCGACGACGACGTGTTCTGGAACGCGGCCGACCCGGGCTGGGCGTACGGCCTGTACTACGTGATTCTCGGTCCCCTGGCCGCAGGCCGGCGCAGCATCCTGCTGCACGCTGGGTTCTCGGCGGAGCTGACCTGGCAGGTCATGCGCGAATTCGGCGTCACGAACTTCGCCGCCGCGCCCACGGTGTACCGCAGCCTGCGGACCGGCGCGGCCGCGGTTCCCGACGGGATCCGGCTCCGCCGTGCATCCTCGGCCGGGGAGCCGCTGACCCCGGAGGTCGTGTCCTGGTCTGAAGACCAACTGGGCGTGACGGTGCGCGACCACTACGGCCAGACCGAGCACGGCATGGTCATCGTCAACGGCTGGGCCGACGGCGTTCGCCAGCCGGTCAAACCGGGGTCGATGGGCGCGGTGCTGCCGGGATGGTCCGCCGAGGTGCTGCACGACGACCGCGACGAGCCCGCGCCCCGGGCACCGCCGGGCGCATCGCGCTCCGCGTCGCGGACAGCCCGCTCATGTGGTTCTCCGCCTACACCGCCGCACCGGAGAAGACCGCCGAACGCTTCTCCGCCGACGGACGCTGGTACCTCACCGGCGACGCCGGGACGCGGGACGCCGACGGGGCGTTCTTCTTCTCGTCCCGCGACGACGACGTGA
- the ahcY gene encoding adenosylhomocysteinase, translating into MSVELQKVNGLEFAVRDLGLAEAGRHQIRLAEHEMPGLMATREEFAASQPLRGARIAGSLHMTVQTAVLIETLVALGAEVRWVSCNIFSTQDEAAAAVVVGPDGTPEAPAGVSVFAWKGESLEEYWWCTDQLFQFGGGEGPNMILDDGGDATLLVHKGVEFEAAGVVPQAGDDDPEEYKVILETLRASVAADGKRFTKIAGEVKGVTEETTTGVHRLYELAKTGDLLFPAINVNDSVTKSKFDNKYGCRHSLIDGINRATDVLIGGKVAVVCGYGDVGKGSAESLRGQGARVIVTEIDPICALQAAMDGYQVTTLEDVVEIADIFVTTTGNFDIITAEHMGRMKHQAIVGNIGHFDNEIDMAGLEKTPGVRKQEIKPQVHEYVFEDGHSIIVLSEGRLLNLGNATGHPSFVMSNSFTNQTIAQIELFTKPGEYDKQVYVLPKHLDEKVARLHLDALGVKLTKLSKEQAAYIGVDVDGPYKPDHYRY; encoded by the coding sequence ATGAGCGTCGAGTTGCAGAAGGTCAACGGCCTGGAGTTCGCTGTCCGGGATCTGGGGTTGGCTGAGGCCGGGCGGCATCAGATCCGGTTGGCTGAGCATGAGATGCCGGGTTTGATGGCGACGCGTGAGGAGTTTGCGGCCTCGCAGCCGTTGAGGGGTGCGCGGATTGCGGGTTCGTTGCACATGACGGTGCAGACGGCGGTGTTGATCGAGACGCTGGTCGCGCTGGGCGCCGAGGTCCGGTGGGTGTCGTGCAACATCTTCTCGACCCAGGACGAGGCCGCCGCTGCGGTTGTGGTGGGCCCGGACGGGACGCCGGAGGCGCCTGCGGGTGTGTCGGTGTTCGCGTGGAAGGGTGAGTCGCTGGAGGAGTACTGGTGGTGCACCGACCAGTTGTTCCAGTTCGGTGGTGGTGAGGGTCCGAACATGATCCTCGATGATGGTGGTGATGCCACGCTGTTGGTGCACAAGGGTGTGGAGTTCGAGGCTGCCGGGGTGGTGCCGCAGGCTGGAGATGATGACCCGGAGGAGTACAAGGTCATCCTGGAGACGCTGCGCGCCAGCGTCGCCGCGGACGGCAAGCGGTTCACGAAGATCGCCGGCGAGGTCAAGGGTGTCACCGAGGAGACCACCACCGGTGTGCACCGGCTGTATGAGCTGGCCAAGACCGGGGATCTGTTGTTCCCGGCGATCAACGTCAACGACTCGGTGACGAAGTCGAAGTTCGACAACAAGTACGGGTGCCGGCACTCGCTGATCGATGGCATCAACCGTGCCACGGATGTGCTCATTGGCGGCAAGGTCGCGGTGGTCTGCGGCTACGGCGACGTCGGTAAGGGCTCGGCGGAGTCGCTGCGCGGCCAGGGTGCGCGGGTGATCGTCACCGAGATCGACCCGATCTGCGCGTTGCAGGCGGCGATGGACGGTTATCAGGTGACCACGCTGGAAGATGTCGTGGAGATCGCTGACATCTTCGTCACGACGACGGGGAACTTCGACATCATCACCGCTGAGCACATGGGGCGGATGAAGCACCAGGCGATCGTGGGCAACATCGGTCATTTCGACAACGAGATCGACATGGCGGGGTTGGAGAAAACGCCCGGTGTCCGTAAGCAGGAGATCAAGCCGCAGGTCCACGAGTACGTGTTCGAGGACGGGCATTCGATCATTGTGTTGTCGGAGGGCCGGTTGCTGAACCTGGGCAACGCCACCGGGCACCCCAGCTTCGTGATGTCGAACTCCTTCACCAACCAGACGATCGCGCAGATCGAGTTGTTCACCAAGCCGGGGGAGTACGACAAGCAGGTGTATGTGCTGCCCAAGCACCTGGACGAGAAGGTGGCCCGCCTGCACCTGGACGCTCTGGGTGTGAAGCTGACCAAGCTCTCCAAGGAGCAGGCCGCCTACATCGGTGTCGACGTCGACGGCCCCTACAAGCCCGACCACTACCGCTACTGA